In Labilibaculum sp. DW002, one DNA window encodes the following:
- a CDS encoding PhoH family protein yields the protein MAKLKKIFVLDTNVILHDFNSIYNFEENDVVIPITVLEELDKFKKGNDQINYHAREFTRELDRISGDLLFTKGVPLGNKLGKLSVETGKEFSVQMKNSFQENIPDHRILAIAEYLHNETKRKKVILVTKDINLRMKAKSLGIPAEDYKNDQVKDLEDVINLGITTIENFDDAKISQLYKSHEGILEEDLGFEKTINGHEYFILKNNSSSALAHFDPVEKTMSRVEKPNAYGIYPRNAEQTFSMHALLDPKISLVALTGRAGTGKTLLALATALQQIDMYDQIFLARPIVALADKDLGYLPGDAKEKIGPYMQPLFDNLSVIKHKFNIHSKEYLKIDELLKDDRLQITPLAYIRGRSLSNTFFIVDEAQNLTPHEIKTIITRAGEGTKMIFTGDIEQIDSPYLDKKSNGLAYLSDRMKGQDIFAHVNLLKGERSHLADLASSLL from the coding sequence ATGGCAAAACTTAAAAAGATTTTCGTACTCGACACTAATGTGATTCTTCATGACTTTAATTCCATTTATAATTTTGAAGAAAATGATGTTGTAATCCCAATAACAGTTCTAGAGGAATTGGATAAATTTAAAAAAGGGAATGATCAAATAAATTATCATGCTCGTGAATTTACCAGAGAACTAGATCGAATTTCTGGTGATTTACTTTTTACTAAAGGCGTTCCACTTGGAAATAAACTAGGGAAATTATCAGTCGAAACAGGGAAAGAATTTTCAGTTCAAATGAAAAACTCTTTTCAAGAGAACATTCCTGACCATCGCATTCTTGCAATAGCTGAATATTTGCACAATGAAACCAAAAGAAAAAAGGTCATTCTGGTTACCAAGGATATCAATTTAAGAATGAAAGCCAAATCCTTAGGTATACCTGCTGAGGATTATAAAAATGATCAGGTTAAAGATCTTGAGGATGTTATAAATTTAGGAATTACAACCATTGAAAATTTCGACGACGCCAAAATTTCTCAACTCTATAAATCACATGAAGGAATACTGGAGGAAGACTTAGGCTTTGAAAAAACAATAAATGGTCATGAATATTTTATTTTAAAAAATAATTCATCAAGCGCCTTAGCTCATTTTGATCCAGTTGAAAAGACCATGTCTCGAGTTGAAAAACCAAATGCATATGGTATTTATCCAAGAAATGCTGAACAAACCTTCTCGATGCATGCTCTTTTAGATCCTAAAATATCATTAGTTGCACTTACAGGAAGAGCTGGAACTGGCAAAACATTATTAGCCTTAGCAACTGCCCTGCAGCAAATAGATATGTACGATCAAATCTTTCTTGCTCGACCTATTGTTGCACTTGCAGACAAGGATTTAGGCTATTTACCAGGTGATGCCAAAGAAAAAATTGGTCCTTACATGCAACCTCTTTTCGATAATCTAAGCGTAATTAAGCACAAGTTTAACATTCACAGCAAAGAATATCTTAAAATAGACGAATTACTTAAAGATGATCGATTACAAATCACACCTTTAGCATACATAAGAGGAAGAAGCCTTTCAAATACATTCTTTATTGTTGATGAAGCTCAAAATCTTACGCCTCATGAAATTAAAACAATAATAACAAGGGCTGGAGAAGGTACCAAGATGATTTTTACTGGGGATATAGAACAGATTGATTCTCCTTATTTAGATAAAAAATCGAACGGCTTAGCCTATTTATCAGACCGCATGAAAGGTCAAGATATTTTCGCCCATGTCAACCTTCTGAAAGGAGAAAGAAGTCACCTTGCAGATCTAGCAAGTAGTCTTCTATAA
- a CDS encoding bifunctional folylpolyglutamate synthase/dihydrofolate synthase: MNYKETLDYMFTKLPMYQRTGKAAYKANLDTTLALDEYFDHPHKEFKTIHVAGTNGKGSVSHAVASVLQASGYKVGLYTSPHLRDFRERVKINGEMITEDHVVKFIAEHREKFEELCPSFFEMTVAMAFEYFADQKVDIAVVEVGLGGRLDSTNIINPLVSVITNISKDHTNLLGNDITQIAGEKAGIIKTNVPVVVGEKQEEIFPVFERFSADKNTELIYSEDKYEIKSSELRDHHRHIIYRSISKNEEVRINCDLLGSYQVKNIRTALCVCDKLIQQGLEIANSAIKHGLSNVVADTGLLGRWYTISKDPLVICDTGHNVAGIKEIISQIESMDYRNLHIVFGVVDDKNIDDILKLIPKSANYYFTRANIPRALDQNVLAKKAKAFGLNGNTYETVSLALRSAKDNSNENDLIFVGGSTFVVAEVV, translated from the coding sequence ATGAATTACAAAGAAACATTAGATTACATGTTTACTAAACTCCCTATGTATCAACGCACAGGGAAGGCTGCTTACAAGGCAAATTTGGATACAACCTTGGCTCTTGATGAGTATTTTGATCATCCGCATAAGGAATTTAAGACCATTCATGTTGCAGGCACAAATGGAAAAGGTTCGGTGTCTCATGCTGTAGCTTCGGTATTGCAGGCGTCAGGTTACAAGGTCGGACTGTATACTTCTCCTCATTTACGTGATTTTCGAGAGCGTGTAAAAATAAATGGAGAGATGATTACTGAAGATCATGTGGTGAAATTTATAGCTGAACATCGTGAGAAATTTGAAGAATTGTGTCCTTCATTTTTTGAAATGACCGTTGCAATGGCTTTTGAATATTTTGCAGATCAAAAGGTCGATATTGCTGTTGTTGAAGTTGGTTTAGGAGGGAGATTAGATTCTACAAATATTATCAATCCCTTGGTATCGGTAATAACCAATATAAGTAAAGATCATACGAATTTGTTGGGTAATGATATCACTCAAATAGCTGGCGAAAAAGCAGGAATTATAAAAACGAATGTCCCGGTTGTTGTAGGAGAGAAGCAAGAAGAAATCTTTCCAGTTTTTGAACGTTTTTCAGCAGATAAAAATACAGAGCTTATTTATTCTGAGGATAAGTATGAAATTAAGTCTTCAGAATTAAGGGATCATCATCGACATATAATTTATCGAAGTATATCGAAGAACGAAGAAGTAAGAATAAATTGTGATCTGTTAGGTAGTTATCAGGTTAAAAATATAAGAACAGCATTGTGCGTTTGCGATAAATTGATTCAACAAGGACTTGAAATAGCAAACAGTGCTATTAAACATGGTTTGTCGAATGTTGTTGCAGATACAGGTTTGTTAGGACGCTGGTACACAATTAGTAAGGATCCTTTGGTGATTTGTGATACTGGGCATAATGTTGCTGGTATTAAAGAAATAATATCGCAAATAGAATCTATGGATTACAGAAATCTACACATTGTTTTTGGTGTTGTTGATGATAAGAATATTGATGATATTTTAAAGCTAATTCCTAAAAGTGCGAACTACTATTTTACCCGGGCAAATATTCCTAGAGCATTAGATCAGAATGTATTAGCGAAGAAAGCAAAAGCGTTTGGTTTGAATGGTAACACCTACGAAACAGTGAGTTTAGCTTTGAGGTCAGCCAAAGATAATTCGAATGAAAATGATTTGATATTTGTTGGAGGTAGTACTTTTGTTGTTGCAGAAGTCGTTTAA
- a CDS encoding Ppx/GppA phosphatase family protein: protein MKIMKFAAIDIGSNAIRLLFMNVFEEGGNTHFKKSSLIRVPIRLGTDTFIDKFISPAKEEKMIKAMKAFRNLMEVHEIVSYRACATSAMREAANGIDIIKRIEKEANITIDIIAGKEEASIIFDNKIADKLDPSRDYLYVDVGGGSTEITLFSKGICTFSASFNVGTIKILRDCVPKGEFIRIKECLLDVCPNCEDVEIIGSGGNINRLVKLSAPKKDKFLSYHELKYIYEELKQCSQDELMIGYDMNPDRADVIIPAATIFLSIMEWAKADKIHVPKIGVTDGIVHQLYKEYKSKTLLIS from the coding sequence ATGAAAATAATGAAATTTGCCGCCATTGATATCGGATCGAATGCTATCCGATTGTTGTTTATGAATGTGTTTGAAGAAGGTGGTAATACTCACTTTAAAAAATCTTCCTTAATACGAGTCCCTATTCGATTGGGAACCGATACTTTCATTGATAAATTTATTTCTCCTGCCAAAGAAGAAAAAATGATTAAGGCAATGAAAGCTTTTCGAAACCTTATGGAAGTTCATGAAATTGTAAGCTATCGTGCTTGTGCAACCTCTGCAATGAGGGAAGCGGCAAATGGAATTGACATTATCAAACGAATAGAAAAAGAGGCAAATATTACAATTGATATTATTGCTGGCAAAGAAGAGGCAAGTATCATATTTGATAATAAAATAGCAGACAAGCTAGATCCTTCTAGAGACTATTTATATGTTGATGTGGGTGGAGGTAGTACTGAAATAACACTATTCTCAAAAGGAATTTGTACTTTTTCAGCTTCATTTAATGTTGGAACAATTAAAATTCTACGCGATTGTGTTCCAAAAGGTGAATTCATTCGTATTAAAGAATGCTTGCTAGATGTCTGTCCTAATTGTGAAGACGTTGAAATTATTGGTTCTGGAGGAAACATCAACCGCTTGGTAAAACTCTCCGCACCAAAAAAGGACAAGTTTCTAAGCTATCATGAATTAAAATACATTTACGAAGAGCTAAAACAGTGTTCTCAAGATGAATTAATGATTGGTTATGACATGAATCCAGACAGAGCTGATGTTATTATTCCGGCTGCCACCATCTTCCTTAGCATTATGGAATGGGCGAAAGCAGATAAGATTCACGTACCTAAAATTGGAGTAACCGATGGTATTGTTCATCAACTTTACAAAGAATATAAAAGCAAGACCCTATTAATTAGCTGA